The Setaria viridis chromosome 9, Setaria_viridis_v4.0, whole genome shotgun sequence sequence CCGCCCGTTTGGATATCTATAGACCATAGGATGCATGTTACCCATCACTAGCAATTAATAATGTGGTTGGCCCTGGGGAGCAGGCCTCCTATATTCCCCTTCCTCTCTACAAGTTGATCTCTTGTCAACCTAGCTTATTGTCAGTAGGATATCTGTGGTGACCATACTAGATGTCTTGAACAGTCTGGTATGTAGCACCGGAGCATCATGCAATATTGTATTTATCTTTACTGGGATTAGTTAATTTGCGGCCACACTAGGTACCAACTTATCGCTTCACATTTTCTAATTTCCTAGAATAATACTGAAAATATATATAGCATCTCGCTGTTCACCTCATGTGAGCTTTCAAGATTATATTACGCATGTCAGAAGATAGTAGTTGCATAAAACCTTAAAGCATGACGACCATCTCTAGTCAACAGAAATAGGAATATATGGAAGATAACATACATTTATAGACAGAGAAATCTCATACAACACATTTAAACAGTTGGTCGAACGATCTCGTTCGTACATGTATGCACTGACAGATCGAAACAGTAGAGGTACTGGCAATGGCACAGCTCATCATTGCACACATCATATAATAGATCATAGATCTCTTCACCACCCCAGAGATAACAGAGAAATAAAGCAATTGTAAACAATGAAGAGACGACGTCGTGCAAATGACTGCAAAAAGACACCATGTAGCAAACACTACTAATAATGGAAGAATATCGAACTGGAGTTGTATGGGATAAGTTTGCAGCCACGAGCCGTCTAGGATAATCTCTAGTGATCACAGAAGCATAATCTCAGATGTTTCAAACTCAGATTTGGGATAAAGGGTTCCGAACTTTTTGAAATTTGGTGCTTGATCTGTACCGGTGAAATGATAAGGTCTATCTATCAATATATTGTTTCTTTCTCTTGCGGTTCTTGATGTGTCTTGTCTTCACTTGATTTTATTTTCTAGCTCTATGGCAAGTCTTGTACTCCcacaaattaaatttgagcAGTGAGGAAGTGAAGAACTTGATCCACATATGTTTCCTTGAGATTTTAAATAACTCAAACAATGGATAATTCTTCGATGGTATGAGGTTACTCTTTTAATTATGTACCCCAaatgtagttttttttaaatCGCCTTGAAATAAAGAGAAAGAAGGATCATCTGCCAACCAGTCTTATATTACATTTAAGTTAAAATATTATGGACGGAGAACTTATATATCAGCACATTTGCAGTCGCAATTTTTTGTTAACAAATTAAGGCGACACTCACAAAAAGGGGAGAACAATTAAACCGTTTAACAAATGTGTACATCAGAGAACAGTTCAGTTTTTCTTAGATGGGAATCATGGACGGAGGACAAAGCAGCATATGTGCAATGTAGTTTTGTTCCCAAGTACTATATTACAAGTCCATTGAAGTGTCAGAAATATATGAAAACCCTTCCAAACTATAACAAAAACCATGTCGTGTGATGATGTATCATTGTACAGGTTAGAAGTACGGTACGATGAGAGCTAGTTAATACCATCTGCCAAGGCGTAGCAATGTTTTTTATTATTGCTTCATATGTTTCAACGTGTCTGCCCTTGACTCTTGGTCGCACATCGGTGCATATGTAATTACCGCTTAAACTTTTATAGCTGAGCAGGTCATCACCTCTAGATGACACTGCTTCTACTTGTATTTTGGCTTCCAtcctcttaatgaaatacgtgcCAAGGCACAATCGCGAAAATGTTTCAACGCGTCTAAACTCCCACATGATTAATTCTTACGCCTTAAATTTTACTGTGATCATGTTGTGCTAATTAGATATTACTAGCCCATCAAAAGCCGCTCCTTCGTGAGCTACTAATTTTAAGAGAGACGAGTATCAGAAGTCCATAGACAAATTTAGAGTCCAAGCCCAATCACTTATCTTTGCTCTCTTATTCATTCACATTCTAATATAGTACTAGATACTTTTGTAACATTTTATCTGGTCATGATAGGATTTAATATACAAATTTAGATTTTCATAGTTTCCCCTTTACGTCGCATCTCCTTGTGTGTTTAACATATGTTTAGTTGAAACTTTGCTTGAGCCATGTGTTTAATATAGAAACTAATATGCTAACCATTTCATGACTACATGTAAACAAGATCTTGTATGGTGATATGCATTATGCGTGTGCTAGTTTCTTTTTCTGTATGAAAAATGAGAAAAGTTGTGTTTTGGGATAATTAATAAACAATAGATATAGGCACTTTCAGATGCAAATTACGAGGGATTGCTtatattatttttcataatgaCACAGGTGAGAAATTTGAATAATATTTGTGATGTTACTTTAAGTTCACAATATTTGAGGTGGttaatttgtatatatatttagatGCTTACTTAATACCTTGTTTTTATAATGGTAACGATTGGTAAAGATTTTAGAAATAGGATAGATCCCATGACTGTTTGGGGCTAAATGTTCTTCCACCTTTGCCCTGAACATTCTCAATGATTATTAAATTATATCAAACTGATAACTagatgtttttatttttgtgtgagttttataatttattttttatgcatatcGTAGTGAATACTCTAAAAAGGTCACTGATAACAAGTAAGATGTAATAGAAAACTCAACATTCGTCCCGAgactcagtaccggttgcattttaactcggtactaatgtgagcattagtaccaggtctaacggctagtccccAAGGAGCCCCCCTTGACCCCCTTTaccttcacccggtactaatgggtgacctttggTACTGGGTGACCCGGTGCTAAAGGGGTACCTCCCCTCATGCGTCAACCCCCCTTCTTTCTCTCACCCACGCTCACCCCCCTCCCCACAGTACTTATCCACTCGTCCCCCTCATCCGGCCTCTCACCcgtgcctctctctctcttcttctccctgccgaatcccctctctctccctatctgaatcccctcccctctctcacCCACACAGATCCcatcgccgcccctctcctccccccctcCGCTCTCCCCTCACCTCTTGCATGTGGCGAGGACCGGTGgcggggcaaggagcggcggaggcaagaagggagagcgcggcgaggcggcggagcggtggagctccggcgggagggTGCAGCGGCGGAGCGTCGGCAggcgtggcggagcaaggaaagcctggatcttggagtagtggccacctctccctcagatccagcggcagcggcaacCGGCGGgctgaggagcagcggcggtggcaaccggcggtggtggctgagCAGCATAAGTacaccgcctccctccctcccttccttcctctctctgGTGCGGGGCTCGGGTGCTGTGCGGCCGGGGCTCCGGCGCTCGAGCGGACGACGGCAGGTGCGGCCGGGGCTCCGGTCGgcggattttttttattttttaatacccctttagtactagttatttgacccggtagtACCGAAATAGAAAAAATGCCTCTTTCCTGCAGGAGTTGCAGGTGTGATTGGCCCACAAATATCACCATGGACAAGCTACAGTGGACGCTCAGCTCGGTATGCCACCTCCTTGGGGAATGGCGAGCGTCGCTGCTTGCCGATGAGGCACCCATCACAAAGTTGATCCACATGTTTGAGGTGCGGCATGCCGACCACCATGTTCTTCTGTGGCAAGCTACAGAGAACATGAAAATTAAGATGACCATACCTTGCATGCCACAGCCAAGAGCTATCTTTCAtggaagcaaacaaacaaatcgGAGTAGTAAGATTCAGGTGCAGCTTGTAGAGCCTATTCCTTGACCTTGCAACCTTTGCCAACGATATTCTTTTCCTGTCAAAAATATGCAGAAAACCATCTTCAATGATAATTTTACAGCCATTCTCTTCTAGCTGTCCAAGACTTATAATAGTACTCTTCAGTCTTGGAATGAAATACACATTGGTAAGCAGCTGTGCTCTTCGTTACGGCACTGAAATAACACAGTTCCGCGGCCACAAACATCCACAACTGAACCATCTCCAAATTTGACTGACCCATTTACTGCTGCATCTAATTCAGTAAACATCTCGCGTGAGCCAGTCATGTGATTGCTTGCTCCTGTATCTAGATACCACAAGTCAGTAGCTTTATTTTCTCCATCTCCAACTATGGGCTTCACTCTCTCTTCATTCAGCATAACATGCTGCTCGTGCTTCTCCTCAATAACCTGCACGAGCTCACATACTTCAGCTAGCAGCAAGGCTGGCTCATCATTGTCTTTTTTTCTTGGCAAAAAATGCTTTGGCACCCTTCTTCGGCCTGCGACAATCCCATGAAAAATGCCCATAATCCTGGCAGTTATAACATCGAACTTTCTTGATGTCAAACTCATCATTGCGGGTGCGCTCGCTATCACCGTGCCAACGACCACGGCCacacccgcgcccgcgtccgcacCCACGACCCTTGCCGTGGTCACGAGTGCCTCCTTTCTTAGCACCACTGCTGGACCCCTTGCCTCCATTCTTCTCTTCCTTGGCTCTCCACTGAGCACGAGTGAGAAGAACGTGCTCATCATCTACATCATCTGGGACACGCAAGCGCTCCTCATGTGCTTTGAGACGACCGATTAGCTCCTCCACAGACATAGCGTTCATATCAGCAAATTGCTTGATCGAGGAGGCAATCTGCAAGAATTTCTTAGGAAGTGCACGGTGTATTCGCTTTACAACATAGGAATCCTCCATCGCCTCCCCCAACTCCCTTATGTGACTTACAAGACTGCCGACCTTGATTGCATACTCTTCAACACTCTCACTACTTTTCATCTTGAGCGCATCAAGCTCCTCTTTGAGGGTTTGCACCTTAGCTGCCTGCACGTTTGATGCAGCGTCAGGGAGTGGATTTTGAAGAAATATTCGCTCCTGTCGTAAGAATGGAAACTGTGCGCCTACTCATTGCACTTGCAGCTCAGGAGGGTTGGCAGGTTCATCATATGGATGTTAAGTCAACATTCCTTAATGGTGAACTCAGTGAAGAGGTGTATGTGTCGCAGCCACCAGGGTTTACCATAGAAAGAAAAGAGCAGCACATATTGAAGTTAAAGAAAGCTCTGTATGGTCTGCGGCAGGCACCACGAGA is a genomic window containing:
- the LOC140221090 gene encoding uncharacterized protein, coding for MAGGSRAAGDVSEKTNAKEVWAALKTISFGVDRVQVARVQTLEEELDALKMKSSESVEEYAIKVGSLAAKVQTLKEELDALKMKSSESVEEYAIKVGSLIASSIKQFADMNAMSVEELIGRLKAHEERLRVPDDVDDEHVLLTRAQWRAKEEKNGGKGSSSGAKKGGTRDHGKGRGCGRGRGCGRGRWHGDSERTRNDEFDIKKVIEEKHEQHVMLNEERVKPIVGDGENKATDLWYLDTGASNHMTGSREMFTELDAAVNGLPQKNMVVGMPHLKHVDQLCDGCLIGKQRRSPFPKEVAYRAERPL